From the genome of Bacteroidia bacterium:
AGAAAGAGCTATACCGAAAGGGATTGCTCTTTTTTTATTTTAATTGTTTCCAGATTCGTTGGTTTGCTTGTGGATCGCTGGTTGTTTCAAAGATTGCCAAAGATGTGCAACTAAGAAAAGCCGAGACCTGTTGGGTGAAATCTTGCTGCTTATTTGCCGTAAAATATTCTATATTAAAATCTTGTGCAATATTGTGTGCGGTACGTGTATGAGGGGTCGTAAATAAATGCCCGGCTTTACTTGTTGAAGGACCGGGAATCATGTCAAAGATGTTCCCACAATGGTTGTTAAGTAAAATAATCTTCAGATTCTTCGGCAGTTTTTCAATCCAAAGCCCATTGATGTCATAAAAAAAGGCTAAATCACCACTAATTAAAAAATGTTCATGTTTTGAATCTGCCAAGGCGGCTCCAATAGCAGTTGATAGACAGCCGTCTATGCCGCTGGTACCTCTGTTTGAATACACTCTGTTACTTTGATTTGGCGCGCATACTGATACATAGCGCACAGACATGGAATTTGCTGCATGGATGATTGCATCGTGTGGGAGCAGTTCCATTAATTGTGATACTGTCCATAAATCTGTTAATTCTGTCTGTTGTTGCAGCAGTTTTGTAAACTGAACACTTTTACTATCCATCGCTTGAGTCCAAGTTTGTTTAAAACTCGCATTGCTCTGCATATCACTTTCTAATGATGCCCCAAGTGTTTTTAGGATAATAGGTTTTGTAAAGAATGTATCTCGAACAATGTTTGTATCAGCAAGATGGTAATGGTTCTTGGGGGGATGTTTTCTAATAAGATTCTTTAAATTTTTATTTAGTAAGAAACTCCCTGTTGTAATAAGTGTTTCTGGTTTACGTTTAAGCCAGAATTCCTCTGTAATTGAGTTAAGCAATAACTCCCAATGTTGATGGCTTTGCAACTGACGATAAGGAGAACTGATGTCGCATAAGATTAGCGCATCTTGTTGCGATAGCAATGTTAATTCATGTGCAATAGAGTCTTGGTAGCTGCCTGTACCGCACAGCACCATTAGACTTCTGCCTGTTTTAACAGAGTGATTATGGAAAATCGGAGCTGTGAATTGTTTGTTTGTCTTTACTAAACTAAAAGGATTGTAAATGCTAATAGGTTCATGGAAGTACAATGGTTCTGAAAAGTGAAAGTTTACATGAACGACACCCTTATCCGGGAATTGGGAATATGTAAGAATTTTGGAAGCTATCCGATCTACTTTTCCCAATGCGCGTTTTGATTCTAACAATCCTTTCCATTCAATATACTTATTTGCGTATTTCCCAAAAACCCTTTTTTGATGAATTGATTGATTCTCCCAGCAATCTAATAAAAGCAAAGGGCGGTCGGCACTGAGCACAATTAAAGGTACATGTAGCTGATGCGCTTCTGCAACAGCCGGAAACAGATTGAGTAATGCGGTTCCGGAAGTACAAATAATAACGACCGGTACTTGAGTTATCTGTGCCGCACCCAAAGCCATATATCCGGCAGCGCGTTCATCAACGACTGAATGTAGCTCAAAACCATTGTGCGATACAGCACCATTGATTAAAGGGGCATTACGAGATCCGGGGCAGATGAAAATATGTCTTACCCCTAATGAGTAAAGGCATTGGAATAAGTGGTGTACGTTCTCTTGTCCTCCTTTTTTCACGTTCTAAAATTTAGTTTGCAAATGTATCAATATAAGGGTAGAAATATTCATGCCTACTGCTCTTTTGTATCTAAGGTTAACCATGAAATAGATTAGTAAAAATTAAGACGGAATTCAATGGAATTTGCCGAGTCGTTTTTTTTGTTGTGAATGTTTAAATTATGTGAGCAAGTAGTAAAGTCAGTAAGTGATTTCTGTGTAAATTGCAGCACCTTTTAAAAAAGAAAAAATGGATAATCAGAACCCAGAAGAAAGTGAAGAAAGAATCATTTCGATAAATATCGAAGATGAAATGAAAACCGCCTACATCGACTATTCAATGTCGGTAATTGTATCTCGTGCTTTACCCGATGTACGTGATGGACTCAAGCCGGTGCATAGACGTGTGCTTTATGGAATGACAGACTTGGGATTGGCACATAACCGTCCGTATAAGAAGTCAGCCAGAATAGTGGGAGAGGTGTTGGGTAAATATCACCCTCATGGAGACTCCTCAGTTTATGATACAATGGTAAGAATGGCGCAGGATTGGAGCTTGCGTTATATGATGGTTGACGGACAAGGAAACTATGGTTCAATAGATGGCGACCCGCCAGCAGCAATGCGTTATACTGAGGCAAGAATGAAAAAAATTGCCGAAGAGATGATGGCTGACATCGATAAAAATACTGTTGATTTTAGACCCAATTTTGATGAGTCGTTAAAAGAGCCGACAGTACTACCTGCTAAGGTTCCAAGTTTACTTGTAAATGGAGCTTCAGGAATTGCCGTAGGTATGGCTACCAATATGGCACCTCATCAACTCGGTGAGGTTATTGACGGTACGGTAGCATATATTGATAATAATGATATTGATATTGCAACATTGATGACACATATCAAAGCTCCTGATTTTCCAACAGGTGGAATTATCTATGGAATGGAGGGAGTAAGAAGTGCTTACGAAACCGGTAGAGGAAGGGTTGTGATGAGAGGTAGGGTAGAGTTTGAAACTTCACATACCGGAAAGGAAATGATTGTTGTAACTGAAGTGCCTTATATGGTGAGTCCTTCCCAGATTATTGTCAAAGCTGTTGATTTAGTCAACGAAAAAGTGATTGATGGTATTAGTGGTATTCGTGATGAATCAGGAAGACAAGGAATGAGAATTGTGTTTGATTTGAAGAGAGATGCCATTCCAAATGTTGTGTTAAATCAGTTGTATAAATATACAGCCCTGCAAAGTTCATTCAGTATCAACAATATCGCATTGGTTAATGGTCGTCCTGAAGTGCTTGATTTGAAGAGTTTAATTAGACATTTCGTAGATCATAGACACGATGTTGTAACCCGCAGAACTCAGTTCTTGCTTGATGAAGCCCAAAAAAGAGCCCATATCTTAGAAGGGTTGTTGATTGCTCTTGATAATCTTGATGCAGTTATCAAATTAATTCGAGAATCAACCAATCCGAATGATGCAAAAGACGGCTTGATGACGACTTTTAATTTGAGCGAAATCCAAGCAAAAGCAATTTTGGACATGAGGTTGCAACGATTAACAGGACTGGAAAGAGATAAAATCAGAGAAGAGTATAGGGAAATCATGGAACTGAGTAAATACTATAATGAAGTGTTGGCTTCATTTGAGTTAAGGATGAAAATTATCAAGGATGAGTTGTTAGAGGTGAAAGAGAAGTTTAATGATAACCGTAGATCTGAAATTGTTCTCTCTGCTGATGACATCAGTATTGAAGACTTGATTCCAGATGAAAAAGTAGTGGTAACTATATCGCATATGGGATATGTAAAAAGAACTACTTTAGATGAATATAGAGAGCAGAACAGAGGAGGCAGGGGTAATAGAGGAGTAATTCATAGGGATGAGGATTTTGTAGAACACTTAATGATTGCTTCTACGCATAACTATATACTTTTCTTTACAGAACAAGGACGTTGTTTCTGGCTCAAAGTCTATGAAATTCCTGAAGGTAGTAAAGCAACAAAAGGAAGACCAATTCAAAACCTAATTCAAATCCCTCAAGATGATAAGGTGAAAGCATTTATTAATGTTAGGAACTTAGAAGATAAGGAATACACTGAAAATAACTTTGTGATTTTGTGTACTAAAAAAGGTATTATCAAAAAGACTTCATTAGAAGCATATTCTCGCCCGAGAGCCAATGGTATTAATGCAATTACCGTAAGAGAAG
Proteins encoded in this window:
- the menD gene encoding 2-succinyl-5-enolpyruvyl-6-hydroxy-3-cyclohexene-1-carboxylic-acid synthase; protein product: MKKGGQENVHHLFQCLYSLGVRHIFICPGSRNAPLINGAVSHNGFELHSVVDERAAGYMALGAAQITQVPVVIICTSGTALLNLFPAVAEAHQLHVPLIVLSADRPLLLLDCWENQSIHQKRVFGKYANKYIEWKGLLESKRALGKVDRIASKILTYSQFPDKGVVHVNFHFSEPLYFHEPISIYNPFSLVKTNKQFTAPIFHNHSVKTGRSLMVLCGTGSYQDSIAHELTLLSQQDALILCDISSPYRQLQSHQHWELLLNSITEEFWLKRKPETLITTGSFLLNKNLKNLIRKHPPKNHYHLADTNIVRDTFFTKPIILKTLGASLESDMQSNASFKQTWTQAMDSKSVQFTKLLQQQTELTDLWTVSQLMELLPHDAIIHAANSMSVRYVSVCAPNQSNRVYSNRGTSGIDGCLSTAIGAALADSKHEHFLISGDLAFFYDINGLWIEKLPKNLKIILLNNHCGNIFDMIPGPSTSKAGHLFTTPHTRTAHNIAQDFNIEYFTANKQQDFTQQVSAFLSCTSLAIFETTSDPQANQRIWKQLK
- the gyrA gene encoding DNA gyrase subunit A, with protein sequence MDNQNPEESEERIISINIEDEMKTAYIDYSMSVIVSRALPDVRDGLKPVHRRVLYGMTDLGLAHNRPYKKSARIVGEVLGKYHPHGDSSVYDTMVRMAQDWSLRYMMVDGQGNYGSIDGDPPAAMRYTEARMKKIAEEMMADIDKNTVDFRPNFDESLKEPTVLPAKVPSLLVNGASGIAVGMATNMAPHQLGEVIDGTVAYIDNNDIDIATLMTHIKAPDFPTGGIIYGMEGVRSAYETGRGRVVMRGRVEFETSHTGKEMIVVTEVPYMVSPSQIIVKAVDLVNEKVIDGISGIRDESGRQGMRIVFDLKRDAIPNVVLNQLYKYTALQSSFSINNIALVNGRPEVLDLKSLIRHFVDHRHDVVTRRTQFLLDEAQKRAHILEGLLIALDNLDAVIKLIRESTNPNDAKDGLMTTFNLSEIQAKAILDMRLQRLTGLERDKIREEYREIMELSKYYNEVLASFELRMKIIKDELLEVKEKFNDNRRSEIVLSADDISIEDLIPDEKVVVTISHMGYVKRTTLDEYREQNRGGRGNRGVIHRDEDFVEHLMIASTHNYILFFTEQGRCFWLKVYEIPEGSKATKGRPIQNLIQIPQDDKVKAFINVRNLEDKEYTENNFVILCTKKGIIKKTSLEAYSRPRANGINAITVREGDELLEGKLTNGTCEVVLAKKSGRAIRFNETLVRPMGRTASGVKGITLESAKDEVVGMVCVDTKSEIETTILVVSENGYGKRTDLDDYRITGRGGKGVKTLNITDKTGDLIAIKSVEEKDGLMIINRSGLTIRIRVADLRVMGRATQGVRLINIKDNDMIASVARVKYDPDADIEEDFEQVTDPNVIIPDVEGADNGDNVNPENADETPEE